In the Camelus dromedarius isolate mCamDro1 chromosome 13, mCamDro1.pat, whole genome shotgun sequence genome, one interval contains:
- the PCDH20 gene encoding protocadherin-20: protein MRGRGDARSSSALAVSWRPATWHPRLDMGRLSRPRSSFSYRNLPRLLLFFLFVGPFNCLASYSRATELLYSLNEGLPAGVLIGSLAEDLRLLPRAGSRDPQSQPTEHSGTELNPPLSFSLASQGLSGQYVTLDNRSGELHTSAQEIDREELCLEGGGGAAWGGSISISSSPSADSCLLLLDVLVLPQEYFRFVKVKIAIRDINDNAPQFPVSQISVWVPENAPVNTRLAIEHPAMDPDIGTNGVQTYRLLDYHRMFTLDVEENENGERTPYLIVMGLLDRETQDQYVSIIIAEDGGSPPLLGSATLTIGISDINDNCPLFTDSQINVTVYGNATVGTPIAAVQAVDRDLGNNAQITYSYSQKVPLASKDLFHLDETTGVIKLFSKIGGSVLQTHKLTILANGPGCIPAVITALVTIIKVIFRPPEIVPRYIANEIDGIVYLKELEPVNTPIAFFTIRDPEGKYKVNCYLEGEGPFRLSPYKPYNNEYLLETTKPLDYELQQFYEIAVVAWNSEGFHVKKIIKVQLLDDNDNAPVFLQPLVELTIEENNAPNAFLTKLDATDADSGERGQVSYFLGPDAPSYFSLDSVTGILTVSTQLDREEKEKYRYTVRAVDSGKPPRESVATVAITVLDKNDNSPRFINKDFSFFVPENFPGYGEIGVISVTDADAGQNGWVALSMVNQSDIFVIDTGKGMLRAKVSLDREQQSSYTLWVEAVDGGEPPLSSTAKITILLLDINDNPPLVLFPQSNMSYLLVLPSTLPGSPVTEVYAVDKDTGMNAVIAYSIIGRRGPRPESFRIDPKTGNITLEEALMQTDYGLHRLLVKVSDHGYPEPLHSTVMVNLFVNDTVSNESYIESLLRKESEINIEEKQPQISIEPTHRKVEPGSCMPTLVALSVISLGSITLVTGMGIYICLRRGKTHHREDENLEVQIPLKGKIDLNVRERKPMDISNI, encoded by the exons ATGCGCGGCCGAGGGGATGCGCGCAGCTCGTCGGCCCTGGCAGTGAGCTGGCGCCCGGCGACCTGGCACCCGCGCCTGGATATGGGGCGTCTAAGTCGTCCCAGGAGCAGCTTCAGCTACAGAAACCTGCCG cgtctgcttctgtttttcctcttcgTGGGACCCTTCAATTGCCTGGCGAGTTACAGCCGGGCCACGGAGCTTCTGTACAGCCTGAACGAAGGACTGCCCGCCGGGGTGCTCATCGGCAGCCTGGCGGAGGACCTGCGGCTCTTGCCCCGCGCGGGGAGCCGGGACCCGCAGTCGCAGCCTACAGAACACAGCGGGACTGAGCTGAACCCCCCTCTCTCCTTCAGCCTGGCCTCCCAGGGACTGAGTGGCCAGTATGTGACCCTAGACAACCGCTCTGGGGAGCTGCACACTTCTGCCCAGGAAATTGACCGGGAGGAGCTGTGTCTTgaagggggtggaggggctgcCTGGGGTGGCAGCATTTCCATCTCCTCTTCACCTTCCGCTGACTCTTGTCTTTTGCTTCTGGATGTACTGGTCCTGCCTCAGGAATACTTTAGGTTTGTGAAGGTGAAAATCGCTATCCGAGACATCAATGACAATGCCCCGCAGTTCCCTGTTTCCCAAATATCGGTTTGGGTCCCAGAAAATGCACCTGTAAACACCCGGCTGGCCATAGAACATCCTGCCATGGACCCAGATATAGGCACTAACGGGGTTCAGACCTACCGCCTACTAGACTATCATCGTATGTTCACTCTGGACGTGGAGGAGAATGAGAATGGGGAGCGCACCCCATACCTAATTGTCATGGGACTGTTGGACAGGGAGACCCAGGACCAGTATGTGAGCATCATCATAGCTGAGGATGGTGGGTCTCCACCACTGTTGGGCAGCGCCACCCTCACCATTGGTATAAGTGACATTAATGACAATTGCCCTCTCTTCACAGACTCACAGATTAATGTCACTGTGTATGGGAATGCTACAGTGGGCACACCTATTGCAGCTGTCCAGGCTGTGGATAGAGACTTGGGAAACAATGCTCAGATTACCTACTCTTATAGCCAGAAAGTTCCACTGGCATCCAAGGATTTATTCCATCTGGATGAAACCACTGGAGTCATTAAACTGTTCAGTAAAATTGGAGGAAGTGTTCTGCAAACACACAAGCTCACCATCCTTGCTAATGGGCCAGGTTGCATCCCTGCCGTGATCACTGCCCTGGTGACCATTATCAAAGTCATTTTCAGACCACCTGAAATTGTCCCTCGTTATATAGCAAATGAGATCGATGGTATCGTTTACCTGAAAGAACTGGAACCTGTTAACACTCCAATTGCATTCTTCACCATAAGAGATCCGGAAGGTAAATACAAGGTGAACTGCTACCTGGAGGGTGAAGGACCATTCAGGTTATCACCCTACAAACCATACAATAATGAATATTTGCTAGAAACCACAAAGCCTTTGGATTATGAGCTCCAGCAGTTCTATGAGATAGCTGTGGTAGCCTGGAACTCTGAGGGATTTCATgtcaaaaaaattattaaagtgcAACTTTTAGATGATAATGATAATGCTCCTGTTTTCCTTCAACCCTTGGTAGAATTAACCATTGAAGAAAACAATGCACCCAATGCCTTTTTGACCAAGCTAGATGCTACAGATGCTGACAGTGGAGAGAGAGGCCAAGTTTCATATTTTCTGGGACCTGATGCTCCGTCATATTTTTCCTTAGACAGTGTCACAGGAATTCTGACAGTTTCTACTCAGCTGGAccgagaagagaaggaaaagtacaGGTACACCGTCAGAGCTGTTGACTCTGGGAAGCCGCCCAGAGAATCGGTAGCCACCGTGGCTATCACAGTGCTGGATAAAAATGACAATAGCCCTAGGTTCATCAACAAGGACTTCAGCTTCTTTGTACCAGAGAACTTTCCAGGATATGGTGAGATTGGAGTAATCAGTGTAACAGATGCCGATGCTGGGCAGAATGGATGGGTCGCCCTCTCCATGGTGAACCAGAGCGATATTTTTGTCATAGACACAGGAAAGGGCATGCTGAGAGCTAAAGTCTCCTTGGACAGAGAGCAGCAGAGCTCCTATACTTTGTGGGTTGAAGCTGTTGATGGGGGtgagcctcccctctcctccactgcAAAAATCACAATTCTCCTTCTAGATATCAATGATAACCCTCCTCTTGTTTTATTTCCTCAGTCTAACATGTCCTACCTTTTGGTACTACCCTCTACTCTCCCTGGCTCCCCAGTTACAGAGGTCTATGCAGTTGACAAAGACACAGGCATGAATGCCGTCATAGCTTACAGCATCATAGGGAGAAGAGGTCCTAGGCCTGAGTCCTTTAGGATTGACCCTAAAACGGGCAACATTACTTTGGAAGAGGCATTGATGCAAACAGACTATGGGCTCCACCGCTTGCTGGTAAAAGTGAGTGATCATGGTTATCCTGAACCTCTCCATTCCACAGTCATGGTGAACCTGTTTGTCAATGACACAGTCAGTAATGAGAGCTACATTGAGagtcttttaagaaaagaatcagaaattaatatAGAGGAGAAACAACCGCAGATCTCAATCGAACCGACTCATAGGAAAGTTGAACCTGGGTCTTGCATGCCCACCTTAGTAGCTCTGTCTGTAATAAGCTTGGGTTCTATCACTCTTGTAACAGGGATGGGCATATACATCTGTTTAAGGAGAGGGAAGACGCATCATAGGGAGGATGAAAATTTGGAAGTACAAAttccattaaaaggaaaaattgactTGAATGTGAGAGAGAGGAAACCAATGGATATTTCTAATATTTGA